A window of Nicotiana tabacum cultivar K326 chromosome 24, ASM71507v2, whole genome shotgun sequence contains these coding sequences:
- the LOC142178601 gene encoding uncharacterized protein LOC142178601 has translation MVMPWLVGGDFNVVMYEGEKIGGLPVHPPEYDDFAFCVNSSGLFDLGYKGSPFTWGNGSPNIECIFKRLDKILVNLPFQNVLPTIEVEHLIRTRSDHAPLLLSCSEQASQFVNPFKFLNF, from the coding sequence ATGGTGATGCCATGGCTGGTAGGTGGTGATTTCAATGTAGTTATGTATGAAGGTGAGAAGATTGGTGGACTACCAGTGCATCCTCCTGAATATGATGATTTTGCATTTTGTGTTAACTCAAGTGGACTATTTGACCTAGGGTATAAAGGCAGTCCTTTCACTTGGGGGAATGGGAGCCCTAATATTGAATGTATATTCAAAAGGCTAGACAAGATCTTAGTAAACTTACCATTTCAAAACGTTCTCCCTACCATTGAAGTGGAACATCTAATTAGAACAAGATCTGATCATGCTCCTCTACTTCTGAGTTGTAGTGAGCAAGCATCTCAATTTGTCAATCcattcaagtttttgaatttctgA